Part of the Antechinus flavipes isolate AdamAnt ecotype Samford, QLD, Australia chromosome 2, AdamAnt_v2, whole genome shotgun sequence genome is shown below.
ctaaataagggaaagggacctgtatgtgccaaaatgtttgtggcagccctgtttgtagtggctaaaaactggaaaatgagtggatgcccatcaattggagaatggttgggtaaattgtggtatatgaatgttatggaatattattgctctgtaagaaatgaccagcaggatgaatacagagaggactggtgagacttacatgaactgatgctaagtgaaatgagcagaaccaggagatcattatatacctcaacaacgatactgtttgaggatgtattctgatggaagtggatctcttcgataaagagagctaattcagtttcaattgatcaaggatggacagaagcagctatacccaaagaaagaacactgggaaataaatataaactgcttgcatttttgtttttcttcccggattatttatacttctgaatccaattctccctgtgcaacaagaaaactgttcggttctgcacacatatattgtatctaggatatactgtaacctattcaacatgtaaaggactgcttgccatctgtgggagggggtagagggagggaggggaaaaattggaacaaaagtgagtgcaagggataatgctgtaaaaaattatcctggtatgggttctatcaataaaaagttatttaaaaaaaaaaagagcaagatgGCTTAGATGATTGATAGTGTCCCTTCCAATTTTAGACCTATGATGTCATGATCTTACTAAGACTCTTGCCAACCTTGAGCCTCTTGTAAATCATTCTTTTACTCATTTCAATCATCCCCCAGAATGCACTTGAATTAGTATGCTAGTTATGCTACTACTCAAATTTGGCCTTTCAAAAGCACTTTTAACTGTAACTGGTTGACATGATCTTCCAGAAGCACCTACCTTCTCTGATTAGCAGAAATTCTACCTAAGAATAGTTGGCTCAGTGGTCTTACGAAACTGTGGGGCTCAAATTAGGATTTTAgtctctatttatttctttttattttttatttttttactaaagtTTAGATTTCTAACTTTCTGTTTCCTGCCATCGTATTTTTCCCAAGTTACACTTTTCTCTCGTTTTACCCTTTCTCTCCTtaccagtgttttgtttctgaccaccacctcctgCAATCTATTCTCCCTTTTTTCAGCTCCCCCCCTTATCCTCCTACTTCTGCTTcctcttctattagcctcccttttacatttcctctttcttcttctgttagcctatagggtgagacaaatttctataccaaactaagtatgtatattatttcctctttgaggcaAATccgatgagattaaggttcaaataatgctcaccccccttccttctttccctcaactataataggtcttttgtgcctcttcatatgatgtaatttaccccCTTTTATCTCACCTTTTCTCTCGTAcaatccctttttctcttctaatttctttttttatataatcacattaaagtcaactaATAACCCTACAACCTCTACCCTTTCTAACTGCTTTGACAAagatagttctcaagagttaaatgtATTATCTTCTCATGAAGAAgtaaaaacattttaacctttaaaagacattttttttcctttcttccatttatctttttatatttcttttgagtcttgtatttggagaccaaattttctgtttggctctggttttttcatcagacaTAATAaaaagtcccctatttcattgaatatccatcttttctcccAAAAGCTAATGCTTAATAATGTTAGGTAGTTGATTATTGGGtgtaatccaagtttctttgccttctagaatatcatattccaggccatatgatcttttaatatggaaactgctaggttctgggtaatcctaattATGGCTCTTAagtatttgaatggtttcttttttttttgttttgtttttttttgtttttttccataaattaaCCCATTTATTGTTGGAGTATGGGCTACAGATATTTGATAAAGATTTTACTGGTCTTTCAATTCCTTCAATCTTCTGATGGCAGATTTGACTGTGACTGCAGAGGTGGTATTGTAGGTCCATGCACCACCAGCTACTGTTTTCATACAGGATCCACAATGCCAGATACCCACGGCCCGTCTCTTCATTTTGGTCTTGCCACAGAAGGAGCAGGTATACTTGGCATGCTGGctaatttcaattttcttcacCATTTTTCTGAGGGACGCACCGTAACGTGTTCCATATTTACCAACAATTCCGACCTTCTTGGTACGTTTAGCCATGTTGACAGACGTAGGGCCGGAGCTCGGAGAggctgaattgtttctttatagcTGTTTGAGTATATTCCTTTAATCTGATAAtactggaatttagctacaatatacttttttttttttggtacaatataccttttaattttaattttggaacCTCAGGAGATGATTGTTGGATTCTTTCAGTGGTGATTTTACGCTCTCATTCTAGGACatcaaggcaattttccttgctgatttcttaaaagatgctgtctaggctctcttttttttcattgtggcttTTAGTCCAATAGTCTTttatagtccaataattcttagagtgtctcttctggatctatttttcaggtcagttttttCCAACGAggtattttcaatcttttcaatttttttatttttttgactttgtttgattcttgatgtctcattgaaaaattcacttctatttgtccaattctagtttttagtgaaatattttcttcagttagctttttttttttaacctctttttgcatttggccaactgtacttttttttttctttttcttttcttttcttttcttttcttttcttttcttttcttttcttttcttttcttttcttttcttttcttttctttttcttttcttttcttttcttttctttctttctttctttctttctttttctttctttctttcttctttctttctttctttctttctttttctttctttctttctttctttctttctttctttctttctttctttcttttctttctttctttctttctttctttctttctttctttctttcttttctttcttctttctttctttctttcctttctttctttctttctttctttctttctttctttctttttctttctttcttttcttttctttctttcttttctttctttctttctttctttctttctttcttttctttctttcttctttctttcttttttctttctttcttttctttctttctttctttctttctttctttctttctttctttcctttctttctttctttctttctttctttctttcttttctttctttctttctttctttctttctttctttctttctttctttctttctttctttctttctttctttctttctttctttctttctttctttctttctttctttcttttctttctttctttctttcttctttctttctttctttctttctttcttttctttcttctttctttctttctttctttctttctttcctttctttctttctttttctttctttcttttctttctttctttctttcttttctttctttcttctttctttctttctttctttctttctttctttctttctttctttctttctttctttctttctttctttctttctttctttctttctttctttctttctttctttctctttctttctttctttctttctttctttctttctttctttctttctttctttctttctttctttctttctttctttctttctttctttctttctttctttctttctttctttctttctttctttctttctttctttctttctttctttctttctttctttctttctttctttctttctttctttctttctttctttctttctttctttctttctttctttcttttcttttttctttctttctttctttcttataattataattttttattgacagaacccatgcctggataattttttacaacattatcccttgcactcacttttgttcctacttttctcctccctccctccatccccttccccagatggcaagcaatcctatacatgttaaatatgtcatagtatatcctaggtacaatatatgtgtgcagaactgaacagttctcttgttgcacaggaagatttggattcagaaggtaaaaataacccaggaagaaaaacaaaaatgcaaacagtttacatttatttcccagtgttttttctttgggtgtagctgtttctgtctatcattgatcaattggaatttaAATAAGTAAGGAACATTATTCATAACTTTATACTGCTATTCTATATACTATACTGCCTCTTCTATACCTCAGATAGATAAAGGCTTTATGTCAGGTAGCTAAAGGTCTAGGCCTTacttatcattttactttttttaaaaatttcagctaGACATATGCacatttcagttaaaaaaatgaTGGTTGTATTAATTTCTTGATAAAAGAGAATTCCAACTAGATCAGCATTTGAAGTTAAAATGTTAGATTATGCAGGCTATTTCCtcctcttatttatctttatattggaagaagaaaagcagattGTCCTAATCTTTTAGATTCAAGTGATTTCTCAGTTTAGAATGATTTAGTCTAACAGAAGAGAACATTCTTTCTTTACCTGCAGAAGCTACTTCTGTTGATTTGGATTCTTACGTTGGTAGTTTCTGAATCCAGATGTTTAGAtgatgttttccagttttctggtgtaactttaaaaaacaatcttCATCAGCAAATAATTACCTGAAGGATTCAACCTTATCACGGAAACTTATTGCAGTTGTTTTATGCCATTACTGTTCATTCACATATTTTCAATTTGAACTAAAAAAGaggtattcttccttttttttgtttttgtttttgtttttgtttcaaaaaacaacaaaaacctctTAAGGTCTGAAGtgtaaaatctgttttttaaattttttatttttgtgcaccttataattttaaattctcttgtTTTAGGGTCTGTCTCCAACCCCTATGGATGTTTCTATGAAGGAAGAAGACCTATGTCAGGCTTTCTCTAATGCACTATTATGCAAGATAGAGGATATTGATAGTGAAGACTGGGAGAATCCTCAGCTTTGTAGTGACTATGTAAAGGATATTTACCAGTATCTGAGACAACTTGAGGTAGAACTGTTTACATGTATAGAATATTGTATTACTTTGGAGGACTGTATCCATAGCAACAGATGACAATAgggttattgtttttaaattttacaggTTCAGCAATCTATAAACCCACATTTCTTAGATGGAAAAGAAATCAATGGGCGGATGCGTGCAATCCTTGTTGATTGGTTGGTACAAGTCCATTCCAAATTTCACCTTCTGCAGGAAACTCTTTATATGTGTATTGCTATCATGGATCGTTTCTTACAAGTAGgtattacataaaaatttcatataaatgattttgttaatctctttggGCTACTTTGTTATCTTTTATGTATCTGCTTCTGGAAAGAAAGctgaattttcatattttgtattcATAATCTATAGTGCCTTACacacagtgggcacttaataaatatttgctaaattagAAATCAAGTTTGGATCTCCATAGTTTTTAAAGATGAGGCCTGAAAGCTAGCTAAGGAAGTTTGGAAGCTTTAACTCCTAAAGTAATAACCCAAACAACTTGAATCATTTTTTTCACCAGaatatatatgtctttttttcccctgaggcaattggggacttgtccagggtcacacagctagaaagtgttaaatatctgaggctacattagaactcgggtcctcctgacttcagggctggtgctctatccactgcaccacctagctgctgtaTACATGTGTCTTTTTGATCAAATTGTATGATCCTTTGCTAGGggtaaaaatgactttaaaaatttcagtttgacaaaacagataaataatgctaccacattttatttaaagttttaattaaGTTAAACacatcataattttaaaagtaattccaCAGGTTATAGCATATTTGactgtaatatttatatattaagagTTTCTCGCCTATagaatgttcttttttccccataactTATAAATATGATTTACTCCAGGCAATGGACTGATCTGAGGTTTGCAACAATGAagaaaacttctttcctttatcccCAGCCATCACCATCCAGGAGGGCAGGGACAACCACCCCAGGCTTAACTCTCAGTATTCCAGCTTGATTCACCTTAGGGAATGAGTAGGAATTCTTCACTTCTGAGAAGTCCTTTTCCCCATTGTCTGTTCCACATACGTGTCCTAGATTCTAGAGTCCCTTTCAATAATTTGCAGGGTTTGCAAATGTGTGAGGGAGGCTTTGGTCTCTTGTTGTTTTGTGTGTAATAGAAAAAACATTTATCATGTAGGTTCAACCAGTCTCTCGGAAGACGCTTCAGTTGGTTGGAGTTACAGCTTTGCTTTTGGCTTCCAAGTATGAGGAGATATTCTCTCCAAATGTTGAGGACTTTGTTTATATCACAGATAATGCATATACTAGCTCTCAAATTCgagaaatggaaattttgattctGAAAGAATTGAAATTTGAATTGGGCCGGCCACTTCCACTCCATTTCTTAAGAAGAGCATCAAAAGCTGGTGAGGTAAGGGTCTTCAGTTTACTGCAACTACCAATTAAGATTTTGAATAACTGCTATTTTCACTGttaattttgacatttaaaataacATACTACCTTACATCCATTTATCTGATAGGAAAttataaatttactaggaaatgtctttacctttcttttccaTTGCTTCCTTTTTGTGTTAGAACATGCAACAGTTTTCAGTACCCAGCAAGGGTGGGGTGCCTGTATAGTTTTACCctggattatttattttttgatttttcaatttcattaggGTTATATAGCTACTCTGTAATACTAATTTTCTAGAGTTGCCAGGGACCACGAGGAGTTAAGaaccttgtccagggtcacttagTCAGTATTTTGAAAGAGGTAGGATTTTTTGTCCTAGTTGTTGGtcctctattcactataccatggTTTCTCACTTGACTGATTTTTTTGAAGTTAACAACACTGATGCTATAATGAATGTGATTCTTTCACAGGCAGATGCCGAACAGCATACCTTAGCCAAATACCTGATGGAGCTAACGATTGTTGATTATGACATGGTGCATTATCATCCTTCTCagattgctgctgctgcttcttgcTTGTCTCAGAAAGTTTTAGGTCAAGGGAAATGGGTGAGTGCAGAATTTTGTCAGAAGCTTATGATACAGTTTAGGGTCTCCTGATGGGAGGTGGGGGAAAAgtggcaactctttttttttcctaggtgTGCTCATTTCAGCTTACTTGCTTCAAACTTTGTGTAACTGCCCTTCTGGAATATACGTTTGTTAGTTTTCAAATTTTCATCATGCTTCATTAGTTTGTTTCAAAAgtcctgctcttttttttttgcttctgcatAATTCTCAGAGTTCATATTTACTCTATGGATGAAAGTATGAATTTTGGCTTTCAAGAAGTTATCTTAAGATCCAAATTGATAAGTCCTATTAATAACATTCATTAAACTGAAAGCCAATTTTAACTAGTTGGTCTAGTGGTGTCTTGTTTACTATGCCTTAATAAAGTAGCATAAAAATCCCTATAGGGTAACATTTTATTTAGTTTAATGGGTGCGCTGCTTTTGgcaacattttatttcctatttctgacAAGAGACCTCAGCTTTCAGCTATAGAAGTAGAGATACTTCTTATGTAAGGGGATTCAACATAAGTTTACCTTGCCTTTTGATTTTTGTTCCACATTACATACTTCATCTAAGATGAAAactttatttatagaaaaatagttCTATATTATTCTGTGAAAACaatcagttcatttaaaaatattaaaatttcactTAGTTCAGGGCCTCAGAGTAAAAATATAGTCCTTAGATATAAGGGATATAAGAAGCTGACAGTCCAACTGATTAATATATCAGTGTTAaggacccattttttttttaatgatgagatTCTTGTTTTAGAAAATCACCTAAActgtctttgtaaaatgagctattcTAAGATGTTGAAGTGTTAACAGATTTCCTTTCTTAAGGCCATTGCTTACCTCTTTATTCTACTTGTATATTCTAGAGCTTAAAGCAACAGTATTATACTGGCTACTTAGAGAATGATGTATTAGAAGTGATGCAGCATATGGCCAAGAACATagtaaaagtaaatgaaaacttgacaaaatttattgtaagtattatttcttcttcagttttGGAATTGTTAAATAAATGGCTTACTCAGTAGAATATATGCAAGACAATTCCTACAAAagattttttatgtatttgtaatatagttttgggGTGGTACTTTGTCAGTCAGCTCTGGAAATATTTAGGACTTATTAGTTTCATAATGGGGATACTTCATTATTCAAAATCAGAAGTCCTAGTTTTGAAATCTGATTTTGCCTCCAATTACCTACATGACCTTGGGCACATACATTTAATTCACTAAACTCTAGTTTCCTCCAAAACGAGAGGTTTTAATTAGTTCTCTAAGGGTCTCCTCCAgttgtttttcttgaaaatttatctttataCCACTTTATCATCTTGAGCttctaaaagaaaagatcaaaaggaaGATGGAACTATGTGAAGGATGAGTAACCAGAAATATTTATGGAAGGCTTTCTAAGTAGCTGGGAGAGCTTTGTGGCTGCTTTAAAGCAGGTCAGCGGATCCCTCTACTGTCTGTATGGACAAATTGCAGTCTGTCTTCCTCATAAAcaagaactttttctttaaaaggccTCTTGTTATTCTCTTCTAATTTACCCAAGGAAAAGAGCTACTTGCCCCAAGTCCTGGATTCACTTTCCTGGATATGAGATTGACTAGAATATCAGGCACTGATGTCCCTTTTGGGGTCTCATTTGTTCTAGTAAGTCATATCCAGGGTCTTGATGATTTTAACCTATTGATCATTAGCTTGCTGGGCTTTATTGCTTACTGTGACAGGTCTGAAACTATCTCCTCAGTCTATAAACTTTACTCTTTGGATTCCCAAAACACTTTATCTCCATAAACAATATGTAGTCTTTTTTCTTGCTATTAACAAATATGGGAGGAACCAAGAATATTTAGCGTTATTGAGCTCACAGGGTGATTCTGAAGTGGTGTTGAGGGTTAAACAGAATAACATTTTTGAGTAATTGATCCTGTAACTATAAATAAAGCACCACAAAAATGACTATTGTTTTACATCTTAGAGCTTCCACATCTCCCTTCTCAGCAGATAATAATCCTTTTTGGAGAATCAATGTTAGAtcacatttttatgttttatcagCTGCTTTTGGAAATGACTAGAACTAACATCTTGACATTGTTTCGCTTGAAATCATTTAGGCCATCAAGAATAAGTATGCAAGTAGCAAACTCATGAAGATCAGCACCATTCCTCAGCTAAATTCAAAAATTGTCCAAGACCTTGCTTCACCTTTATTGGGAAGGTCATGAGATGATTGGACTCAAGCTGGAAGAATCCTCAGTCCACAAAGTCTTGTATGTCGGCATTCATTTGGCACATCTGCTTTCGTACATGATCTTTCGGCCTGCTTTGTggaacctttttattttattttctcaatgtatattgaggaaaaataaaaccataattTTCCTTAAGGAAACTTGTGTATATTTTCCCTCAGAATTTAATGCTCAATCATTGTAAACTTGTTTTGATTTGGCATTGTTATACACAGCAATTAAGGAGTAACTGATACaaactttccttttattctcccaAAGATGACTGAATTTCAAAAGCTTTTGAATAGGATAAaggtttgaatttttaaaaaaaatttgtatgtgAACCGATTTTTGGCATAGCTATTGATCAGTTCAAGATGGAataagcaggaagatttcagttaGGCATGCTTAGTTTTTTCTGATTTTGCATATAGAAATGGCTAGCATCAGGGCATAGTTAGGAGGAAAGTATCCAGGAAGCTTTTTTCTTGAGTGAGTTGGGAATGAATGGCTTTTATGTTCCTCATGTGTTGGATAGCTAGCAGATACAAGTTAGGGTGATTAGGGGCATTATTCCCTTTTTGCAAAAGGGAAATGTGTTACTTGCACATTTTAGTTTTGGAACTTAGAATAATGTTTCtcagtaatatttattaaaagatttatatgctaacaactttttaaattatattttttctacagGAATACTTTCTAAGCTCCAAATAACTTCTTAATATGAACTTTGGGAATGTAATCAATAAGTTTGGGACTTTTCTATTACTGTGACAGTGTGATTGTATGAACACCAGAGTCACAAATAGGATAAAAATCATTCTGTGTGCCAAGAATGGACTTCTAACAATTTCAAAGCCCACTTTCTtattttatcacaaaatagattcCCTCCTTAGTTCTTGAATCAAAAAGGGGAATAATTATGCTTGTGTAAGTAAGGGTTATTAGAGTTCTGACTTGGGCACGCTCTCCCATACCTTTTCTAGTTTATGCAGATCAAAATAATTTGAGCTTTCAATGGCAAGTTGAAGGTTCACTTGAAGTGAATATCATTTGTAAATCTTATGGagactttaaaaatctaaaatgtcactttcttccttttttaacttGGCAAAAACCATGAGTAGGTAAGAAAATACCATAGCAACTTTCTTGCTGCCAAGTCAAAATGTATGTGATCAGGAAATGCATTTATTCTTAAAAGGTCTTTAATCAAAGCAAGATTATATATCTAGCCATTATTGATACTGCTCTCCATGTTGTACTGATCAATTTTATGGGCAGACTGTcaaatgaaacatattttaaaggttattcaaaaacatttttcatataatattaCTTAGCCTGATGCAGGACTAATTTAGTTTCAGGATATAGAAATAAAAGGTCCTttcatagtttatatatatattatattttgtgaGGCAATGTACCTAAAATGTAATCAGTGTAAATAAATTATAACCTTGGAAACAATCTAGgttgttaaagtatatttatatGAAGAGGAGGAGTGTGATAATGAAAAGTACAAACAGAATGGTGATGGTCTGCTTGGAACACAGAAAGAGGAGGGTAGGAATTTGTTTCTAGCACACTGTCCAGGGCAGGAGTAGGCAACTAATCCTAGTTGTTCTAGGACAAATATCCTGAAGATGAAGAAGATCCTGGCTCTCTCTCATCTTAATGAGAAATATATCTAGAACTGTCCCTTTCTTCACTCTGATCTTCCATTCACCTAGCAACCTTCTGatctataatttgatttttctagtaGACTTTTCCACCAGGAAGGGTATATTGTACCAATGTTTCCCTCTGTAaatcaataaatttccattttgctTTATATTCGAGTCTTTTGTGAGTTTAGTTATTATGAATTAGTTCACTAGAGCCTGATCACCGTGGATGATCTGAGGAAAATTATTTATGGCTTgtacaaagaaaagggaaacttCAGGTTTATCTTCCACATAGCCTGCGAACTTCCCTTTGTCAACATTGCTACAGAAATCTCTGAACTCTTAAAATTACTCTGCCTCCCCAGTTCTCAGTAATAGAAGAGTACAATTTCTAAATGGGTTTGGGAAGGTAATTCCAGTTCCTCTGGCCCTCAGCCAGTGGAGAACCAGGGTGACCTACAGTCTTTCCCCTTCTGGCTGTAATTAAACAGCTATAGGTTCACATCCAGAAGGCAGCTTACAGCAGTTTATAAAAGTGAACTGCTCCTGTCCTAGAAGCTGGTTGGGGTAATCATTGTATAATGATAATACTTACACTATGGTCTCCCTGATTCTTTTGTTTGCTCCTAAGGGCTTCCTTTCTTGCCTTTTCCACTTAATGAAGTGGTTATTTAATACTCCATGCTCATACATCCTTTTCTCTCAAGAGGGTAAAAATCTcaagtatttaatttttattttcttttacttgtttGTAGCCCTCAGGTTGTGACTTTCAGTGATAGccagtgtcagaggtaggattttaacCTAAATCTTGCTGATTTTGACAAACTTGTATAATACCAGGTTGCTTCTCTAGAGCCCCTTTTTATGTAAGTTCATTAATAACATGAATTTAGAGAAGGGTCAAATTGTcccatgaaataaaaagaaaaatctgttgtAAAATGGTAAATATCCTATCCATATCccgcacttttttttttttaaggggctGTATTATCTTTTAGACTTAATTTGTGGTAACCCATTTAATGGATATTTTTCGTGGGAAGAGATCCCTCAAATcttgaatgatttgtccaagcCACACTGTTAGGTGAGAGAAAGGTATGTGTAGGCTTTGAGCTATAAGAGTGCCATAGGAACAATGTGTCACTAATGGGCACAATTTAATTACAAGAAATCCAGAAATATTGGTGGCAGcacctcattttatttcttcagtctgtttcctatcttatttttttggaaaagcaaaacaagtattttaatgtttaaaaaaaaggcattttcccTTTGATACTATACTCTCTGGCTTGGCAGAGCTTATTACCTGGCCCTCTTTAATAAAAGGTAGGCCAGCTCTGCAACTGGATTTCATGAAACACACAAGATGTAAATTTTAACAAACAAACAGTACACATAGCTGACGGGAATTTTCAAGTACAACTTAGTTCTCCATTTGTTGCTGGCCCTAATTAAAGATGGTTGCCATGTTTCAGAGTATTCCAGTGTTATTAACAGCCCTATGGTATCAGTATCG
Proteins encoded:
- the LOC127551203 gene encoding 60S ribosomal protein L37a, which translates into the protein MAKRTKKVGIVGKYGTRYGASLRKMVKKIEISQHAKYTCSFCGKTKMKRRAVGIWHCGSCMKTVAGGAWTYNTTSAVTVKSAIRRLKELKDQ
- the CCNB2 gene encoding G2/mitotic-specific cyclin-B2; its protein translation is MALFRRPAVSSALEDVNKGINSKATMQVTVRRAALEEIGNKVTSRGTQVAKKVEKTKVLVKKPKATNVTKEVKPSAVVKPVPKETLAPKGLSPTPMDVSMKEEDLCQAFSNALLCKIEDIDSEDWENPQLCSDYVKDIYQYLRQLEVQQSINPHFLDGKEINGRMRAILVDWLVQVHSKFHLLQETLYMCIAIMDRFLQVQPVSRKTLQLVGVTALLLASKYEEIFSPNVEDFVYITDNAYTSSQIREMEILILKELKFELGRPLPLHFLRRASKAGEADAEQHTLAKYLMELTIVDYDMVHYHPSQIAAAASCLSQKVLGQGKWSLKQQYYTGYLENDVLEVMQHMAKNIVKVNENLTKFIAIKNKYASSKLMKISTIPQLNSKIVQDLASPLLGRS